One Deinococcus grandis DNA window includes the following coding sequences:
- a CDS encoding inorganic pyrophosphatase, translating to MRAWRGVVEWTAGQRERFVWRDGRLEPLRVEARPAPVNYGCLPGTLNPADDAEVDAVWLGEPLAVGTVREGAPAALLHLHDGDHKVIFSVGPVQGAALHGLLAWFPPERGATVQDAHAAQAWLDELAAARPG from the coding sequence GTGAGGGCATGGCGCGGCGTCGTGGAGTGGACGGCGGGGCAGCGCGAGCGCTTCGTGTGGCGCGACGGCCGCCTGGAGCCGCTGCGGGTGGAGGCCCGGCCCGCGCCGGTGAACTACGGGTGCCTGCCGGGCACCCTGAACCCGGCCGATGACGCCGAGGTGGACGCCGTGTGGCTGGGCGAGCCGCTGGCGGTCGGCACGGTGCGCGAGGGGGCCCCGGCGGCCCTGCTGCACCTGCACGACGGGGATCACAAGGTGATCTTCAGCGTGGGGCCGGTGCAGGGCGCGGCCCTTCATGGGCTGCTGGCGTGGTTCCCGCCCGAGCGGGGCGCGACCGTGCAGGACGCCCACGCCGCGCAGGCGTGGCTGGACGAACTGGCCGCCGCGCGGCCCGGGTGA